CACTTATCAGCCTAAAAACAGGACATACGTTTAAACAGGAAGCGCATCTGATACACTGCAAGGCCTCTTTAAAAACAGGGTCTTTTGCCATCTCAGAACGACCGTTATCAAAAAGGATGATGTGGACCTCTTTTTTGGTCCCATCCCAGTGTTCCCTTTCTCCGGTGATAAAAGACACATAGGTGGTGATAGGTTGTGCGGTTGCGTTTCTTGGTAAAGCTTTAACGATAGGATCTATGTCCTCAAGCTTGTCTACCAGTTTTTCTATACCGACTACTGCTATATGAACTTTGGGTAAGGTTAAAACCAGCCTTGCGTTACCTTCATTGGTAAAAATTACAATACTTCCTGTCTCAGCTACAGCAATGTTTGCTCCTGTAATCCCCAGGTCTGCTTTGAGAAACTTGTCTCTCAAGTTTTTTCTGGCAAACCTTACCATCTTTTTTATGTCAGGCTCAACGGCATCGACCTTCTTGGTAAAAATCTCAGAAACTTCATAACGGGTAAGATGAATGGCAGGTAAAACCATATGAGAAGGGCGCTGACCTGCAAGCTGGATGATCCACTCCCCTAAGTCTGTCTCGTCAACCTCTAACCCCGCTTCTTTAAGATGTTTGTTAAGATGGATCTCTTCAGTAGCCATGGATTTTGATTTCACTATGGTTTTTACGTTATGAGCCTTGGCTACCTCTAACACATAGTTTATAACCTCTTTTGGGTCTTTAGTATAAAAAACCTTAGCACCTCTTTTGGTGGCTTGTTCTGTAAATTTTTTTATCAATTCGTCAAAATGTTCTGCAGCATAGCTTTTTACCCGAACTATCTCATTTCTTATCTCCTCAAAATCAAGCCCTGTATAAACCTTTTCTCGAGCAACTACATAAGCTTCATAAAAATTCGTAAGAGCCTTAGAAATAACCGGATTTTCTAAAGCTTTTCTGATTTCTTCTTTAAGCATAATAACAACCTCGTCTTTTTATTTTTAAATACTTTCAAATCGATAATAAATCAAAACAAATCTATAAATTTTCAACGCAAACAATTATCACCCTTTCTGGACCGTGAACCCCTATGGTTAACACCCTTTCTATGTCTGCCGTCCTACTGGGACCGCTGATTAGGGTTACATAAGGAACATTAGTAAGATTAAAGGAACGAAGAGCGGTTTTAAGGTCTGGGAAGATCCTACTTTTAGGAAGTATTGCTATGTGAATTTCAGTTAAAGAAGAAACCAATCTTTTCTGGATCCGGTTAGACACCTCTATCAAAGAACCTGACTCAGCTATAGCCCCGTCTACTTCGTTTATACCTATTTTAGCTTGACTTGCTATTTCTGGGGTAAATTCAAAGGTAATCTGAGGGAGTTCTGCTAAAAGGTCTTCTTTTCTCTCCCCATCCAAAAAC
Above is a genomic segment from Thermodesulfobacterium commune DSM 2178 containing:
- the ldhH gene encoding L-lactate dehydrogenase (quinone) large subunit LdhH, encoding MLKEEIRKALENPVISKALTNFYEAYVVAREKVYTGLDFEEIRNEIVRVKSYAAEHFDELIKKFTEQATKRGAKVFYTKDPKEVINYVLEVAKAHNVKTIVKSKSMATEEIHLNKHLKEAGLEVDETDLGEWIIQLAGQRPSHMVLPAIHLTRYEVSEIFTKKVDAVEPDIKKMVRFARKNLRDKFLKADLGITGANIAVAETGSIVIFTNEGNARLVLTLPKVHIAVVGIEKLVDKLEDIDPIVKALPRNATAQPITTYVSFITGEREHWDGTKKEVHIILFDNGRSEMAKDPVFKEALQCIRCASCLNVCPVFRLISGLVFGRVYTGGIGTILTAWTEGLKATKDIQNLCIQCGNCVKICPGKINIPDLILEIRRRLAEEEGLPLKVKAIYSVVNNRKLFHTALRMASKLQKPFKQGPFIRHLPLAFAELTQERSLPAIADKPFRDQVKKIKQPEAKEKVAFFAGCLIDFAYPEIGEALVKLLNRAGIRVIFPQEQTCCGAPALYNGVMDVAANNMLQNLKALEQENPDFILSACPTCTLVLKKKGLLALRNQKVSPELIAKAEKWQKK
- a CDS encoding LutC/YkgG family protein, whose amino-acid sequence is MFELFKEKASALMAEVYSFKNRKEALEFIKGFIKENTSYEDKNSVVWYDTWFLDGERKEDLLAELPQITFEFTPEIASQAKIGINEVDGAIAESGSLIEVSNRIQKRLVSSLTEIHIAILPKSRIFPDLKTALRSFNLTNVPYVTLISGPSRTADIERVLTIGVHGPERVIIVCVENL